From the genome of Lentilactobacillus buchneri, one region includes:
- a CDS encoding LTA synthase family protein, translated as MKYINWVLEKCSTRKGFIILLIVCFWAKTMLAYFVDLGLGITNPFQFLIVLINPLATTTLLLSIALYFKKSRFFYPLAILISILNTVLLYLNVIYFREFTDFMTVSTMTGYSKVNQGLSGSSLALTNFHDIFYWIDLVVIILLLVLRKIKIDPRPLNRRIGLAVTSFSVLFFVVNLSLAEMDRPQLLTRTFDRAYIVKYLGLDAFTVYDGLKSQHNNDLRATATKSELNDVLKFTRKHYAKPNKKFYGIAKGKNVIVIHLESFQQFLIGKKINGQEVTPFLNKLYKSKSSYAFKNFFHQVGQGKTSDAENMLETSTYGLPQGSLFAQLGSDNTFQAAPAILNQRRGYTSAVFHGNIASFWNRNNVYKNMGYQYFFDASYYNTTGDRSLGYGLKDKLLFRDSVKYLQNLQQPFYVKYITVTNHFPYDLDKEDTNFKTTNTGDDVVDNYFLTAHYLDQAVHEFYNYLRKTGLLKHSLILLYGDHYGISNSENTNLAKALGKNPDDWDDFDNAQLQRVPLIIDVPGQKNGFVSKKYAGEIDVLPTLMHLLGISSKRYVQFGTDILSKQHDQVVAFRNQDWVSPAFTSLSGGIYSNKTGQLLKLTKRQQAQVKKDKERVQTELSLSDSLNEKNLLRFYHPKGFKAIDPRNYNYADLYQKEKRIEKRLGKKSTSIYSKNGDKSTWKEYFTDAPEIHHKTTDSNRIKITNPDANNNDSSR; from the coding sequence TTGAAATATATTAATTGGGTCCTGGAAAAATGCAGCACTCGCAAGGGCTTCATCATTTTATTAATTGTTTGCTTTTGGGCCAAAACCATGTTGGCCTATTTTGTCGACCTCGGGCTGGGAATTACCAATCCCTTTCAGTTCCTGATTGTCTTAATTAACCCGTTGGCAACGACGACTTTGTTACTCAGTATCGCCCTTTATTTCAAAAAAAGCCGGTTCTTTTATCCGCTGGCGATCTTAATTTCAATTTTAAACACCGTTTTGCTGTACCTTAACGTGATTTACTTCCGTGAGTTCACCGATTTTATGACCGTCAGCACAATGACCGGCTACTCCAAGGTCAACCAAGGGCTCAGCGGCAGTTCACTTGCCCTGACCAATTTCCACGATATCTTTTACTGGATTGATCTGGTGGTCATCATTTTGCTGTTGGTTCTTCGCAAAATCAAAATCGACCCCCGGCCGCTGAATCGCCGAATTGGTCTGGCAGTGACCTCGTTTTCGGTCCTTTTTTTCGTTGTTAACCTGTCACTGGCCGAAATGGATCGGCCGCAGCTGCTGACGCGGACCTTTGACCGGGCTTACATAGTGAAGTACCTCGGCCTGGATGCCTTTACAGTCTACGATGGCTTAAAATCCCAGCACAACAATGATTTACGGGCCACCGCTACCAAATCGGAATTAAACGACGTCTTGAAGTTCACCCGCAAGCATTATGCCAAACCGAATAAAAAGTTCTATGGGATTGCCAAGGGTAAAAACGTCATCGTGATTCACTTGGAAAGTTTCCAACAATTCCTGATTGGCAAGAAAATCAACGGCCAAGAAGTGACCCCATTTTTAAACAAACTCTATAAGAGTAAATCCTCTTACGCTTTCAAGAATTTCTTCCACCAGGTTGGCCAAGGGAAAACTTCTGACGCCGAAAACATGCTGGAGACCAGCACTTACGGTTTGCCGCAGGGATCTCTGTTCGCCCAACTTGGCAGCGACAACACCTTCCAAGCCGCTCCAGCCATCTTAAATCAGCGCCGTGGCTACACTTCTGCAGTCTTCCATGGAAACATTGCCAGTTTCTGGAACCGCAACAACGTTTACAAGAACATGGGTTATCAATACTTCTTTGATGCCAGTTACTACAACACCACCGGTGACCGCTCGTTGGGCTATGGTTTAAAGGATAAATTGTTATTCAGGGATTCGGTCAAATACCTCCAGAATCTCCAACAGCCGTTCTACGTTAAATACATTACGGTCACCAACCATTTCCCATACGATTTGGATAAAGAAGATACCAATTTCAAGACCACCAATACCGGCGATGACGTGGTGGACAACTACTTCTTGACCGCCCACTATCTGGACCAAGCCGTCCATGAGTTCTACAACTACCTGCGCAAAACCGGCCTGCTCAAACACTCGTTGATTCTGCTTTATGGTGACCACTACGGCATTTCCAATTCGGAAAACACCAATTTGGCCAAGGCATTAGGCAAGAATCCTGACGACTGGGACGATTTTGATAACGCCCAGCTGCAGCGGGTCCCGTTAATTATTGATGTACCCGGCCAAAAGAACGGGTTTGTTTCTAAAAAATATGCCGGAGAAATTGACGTCCTGCCGACTTTGATGCATCTCCTAGGCATCAGCAGCAAGCGCTACGTCCAATTTGGGACCGACATTTTATCCAAGCAGCACGATCAAGTCGTTGCCTTTCGAAATCAGGACTGGGTCAGCCCGGCGTTCACTTCACTGAGTGGCGGCATTTACTCCAATAAGACCGGCCAACTGTTGAAATTAACCAAACGCCAACAGGCTCAAGTCAAGAAGGATAAGGAGCGGGTTCAAACTGAGCTTTCACTGTCAGATTCGTTGAACGAAAAGAATCTGTTGCGCTTCTATCATCCAAAGGGCTTTAAGGCAATTGACCCACGGAATTACAATTACGCCGACCTTTATCAAAAAGAAAAGCGGATTGAGAAACGTTTGGG
- a CDS encoding histidine phosphatase family protein: MSKFNLYMVRHGQTYFNIYNKLQGWSNSPLTEKGIQNAVDTGEKLKDTKFAAAYCSDTTRAEQTAQKILDENDASDIDAPITSMFFREEFYGYFEGNDMSQAWYLAGAPHGLPTFRDIVEKYSIGKAKDYLKEADPFHQAENNQEYWKRLDQGFDLIKQNPEIKDGDNVLLISHGNTLLSVVERYGNGQFDVTERPANGSLTKLTVDGDDIHVVAFNQQ, encoded by the coding sequence ATGAGTAAATTTAATTTGTACATGGTTCGTCACGGTCAAACCTACTTTAACATTTATAACAAACTTCAGGGGTGGAGCAATTCGCCACTGACGGAAAAGGGCATTCAAAACGCGGTCGATACCGGTGAGAAATTGAAGGACACCAAGTTTGCGGCTGCATATTGCAGTGATACCACCAGGGCGGAGCAAACTGCTCAAAAAATTTTAGATGAAAATGACGCCTCGGATATTGATGCGCCAATTACGTCAATGTTTTTCCGTGAGGAGTTTTACGGCTACTTTGAAGGAAATGATATGAGCCAAGCTTGGTATTTGGCTGGCGCCCCACACGGATTGCCGACCTTCCGGGATATTGTTGAGAAATATTCCATTGGCAAAGCGAAAGATTATCTAAAAGAAGCCGATCCGTTCCATCAAGCTGAAAACAATCAGGAATACTGGAAACGTTTGGATCAGGGGTTTGACCTGATTAAACAGAACCCAGAAATCAAAGACGGCGACAACGTCTTATTAATCAGTCATGGTAACACATTGCTAAGCGTTGTGGAACGCTATGGCAATGGTCAATTTGATGTGACTGAGCGGCCAGCCAACGGCAGTTTGACCAAATTGACCGTTGACGGCGATGACATCCATGTGGTGGCCTTTAACCAACAATAA
- a CDS encoding GNAT family N-acetyltransferase: MEIKLTDQLDQIYQDARTIRHHVFVEEQGIAETDEFDGTDSDAIHFVGYVNGEPVVTARTTVTKKGVHIQRVATEKAARHHGYAQQLLEYLLGQPMFEDAPMFYLGAQKTAIGFYQTLGFEEYGEPFEEVGIPHVNMRRTHSAADHHDR, from the coding sequence TTGGAGATTAAATTAACTGATCAATTGGATCAAATTTATCAAGACGCAAGAACCATTCGCCATCATGTCTTCGTTGAGGAGCAGGGAATTGCTGAAACCGACGAATTTGACGGTACTGATTCCGACGCCATTCATTTTGTTGGCTATGTGAATGGGGAACCGGTGGTAACTGCTAGAACGACCGTCACCAAAAAGGGCGTTCATATTCAACGAGTGGCAACTGAAAAAGCCGCCCGGCATCACGGTTATGCCCAGCAGCTCCTGGAATACCTGCTGGGCCAACCAATGTTTGAAGATGCCCCAATGTTTTATTTGGGGGCCCAGAAAACGGCGATCGGCTTTTATCAAACACTGGGATTTGAGGAGTATGGGGAGCCATTTGAAGAAGTCGGCATCCCGCACGTCAATATGCGGCGAACGCACTCAGCCGCCGATCACCACGATCGATAA
- a CDS encoding PTS transporter subunit EIIC, whose translation MDQLMARSMKAYQSKFARVIQDTLALLFPIMLLGSFAEVLKYSFLTPSGFVATVFGVTKWLPAARQISQLLGLIVHCTVDMIALYGAYGIAYCTVKAYGRQTSALSGAIGLLAFLMAAYQPHSHGRLLFNSTLMGQGLLIALIIGYIVGRIIVAFEKRRALRSYQIIWPLLLVVVFSIVVNVVVSLTRSPEVQSFISSTALHAVQASALSYVIGMGLLTDLLSWMAVGGPFSASPTFTDPAALTNLNHALKTGSAFNVPFKYTDVTLFHSFANFGGNGAVLAMIIAILVFSKRQRFLTVSKWSIFPALFNNNYAMMLGIPIVYNPIFLIPFLLAPLVNMLVAASFLALKWIPAAVYPVPSGTPGPLIGFLGTNGNWLALILGAVLIFVDVLIYMPFVKLYDRLDRNRGEQ comes from the coding sequence ATGGATCAATTAATGGCCCGTTCAATGAAAGCTTATCAGAGCAAGTTTGCCCGTGTGATTCAGGATACTTTGGCGCTGCTGTTTCCAATTATGTTACTGGGAAGTTTTGCCGAGGTCTTGAAATATTCTTTTTTGACGCCCAGTGGGTTTGTTGCCACCGTATTCGGGGTGACCAAGTGGCTGCCCGCTGCGAGGCAGATTTCACAGCTATTGGGGCTGATTGTCCACTGTACGGTTGACATGATTGCCTTATACGGCGCTTACGGGATTGCCTACTGTACGGTAAAAGCATACGGGCGCCAAACATCGGCGTTGTCAGGTGCTATCGGCCTGCTGGCGTTCTTGATGGCTGCCTATCAGCCCCATAGCCACGGGCGATTGCTGTTTAACAGCACTTTGATGGGGCAGGGACTGTTAATTGCCTTGATAATTGGCTATATCGTTGGGCGGATCATTGTTGCCTTTGAGAAACGCCGGGCGTTACGATCCTACCAAATCATTTGGCCCTTGCTGCTGGTGGTTGTGTTTTCAATTGTGGTCAATGTTGTTGTCAGCCTCACCAGAAGTCCGGAGGTTCAATCGTTCATCTCGTCAACTGCCTTGCATGCGGTTCAGGCCAGCGCGCTTTCCTATGTCATCGGCATGGGATTGTTGACGGATCTGCTGTCTTGGATGGCGGTTGGCGGACCGTTTTCTGCAAGTCCGACCTTTACCGATCCAGCAGCGTTGACCAATTTGAATCACGCTCTCAAAACAGGGTCAGCCTTCAATGTGCCATTCAAATATACCGATGTGACCCTCTTTCACAGCTTTGCCAATTTTGGCGGCAATGGCGCGGTACTGGCGATGATTATTGCAATTTTAGTCTTCTCCAAACGACAGCGTTTTTTGACTGTCTCGAAGTGGTCAATTTTTCCGGCGCTGTTTAATAATAATTATGCGATGATGTTGGGGATCCCAATCGTTTACAACCCGATTTTTCTGATTCCGTTTCTGCTGGCACCACTGGTTAACATGCTGGTTGCTGCTTCTTTTCTGGCGCTCAAATGGATTCCGGCAGCCGTTTATCCGGTACCTTCAGGGACGCCGGGGCCTTTGATTGGTTTCTTGGGCACCAATGGCAATTGGTTGGCGCTCATTCTCGGAGCGGTTCTGATTTTCGTGGATGTGCTGATCTATATGCCATTTGTCAAACTGTATGATCGGCTTGATCGAAACCGGGGTGAGCAATGA
- a CDS encoding acyltransferase, with the protein MDRKIKSPSTPDMGDYLKVFACAAVMLQIILGRALQTHPTVNIQIGIGICYNLIKFTAPAFITGILYTTMRVTHDTDLSYPGYLQQMWHASFIPTIAWTLIYLLIMPNVQQVEHYHTIGDFAWQFINGNAAPHLWYNSMMLQFIILMPPFWWLASWCGHNQQRGRLVLLLTSVVQLVWLIFYDTQVFHGPHAKDWYLLDRLFVSFLLYAVVGTLAWQYRQVAHRWLQKHGLITVFALGSFVWINCELFAFKFPVQLTNAPYYKPSMTIYDLSIISLIAALGDSQLRRKLQVTHLIHRLANFAYPAFLSNVFWNQLLWRTFGQGLMSRQPVLGIFSVYIGTWLLSFASAITIHQSWSWLNRHFRRRLM; encoded by the coding sequence ATGGATCGCAAAATCAAATCTCCCAGTACCCCAGACATGGGCGATTACCTCAAGGTATTTGCCTGCGCGGCCGTCATGCTGCAAATCATTCTAGGTCGAGCCCTGCAAACTCATCCGACTGTCAATATCCAGATCGGCATTGGCATTTGTTACAACCTCATCAAATTCACGGCACCAGCGTTCATTACCGGAATCCTGTATACGACCATGCGAGTCACTCACGACACCGATTTAAGCTACCCGGGCTATCTCCAGCAAATGTGGCATGCGTCATTCATCCCCACCATTGCTTGGACCCTGATCTACTTATTAATCATGCCAAATGTCCAGCAAGTCGAGCATTATCACACGATTGGCGACTTTGCCTGGCAATTCATCAACGGGAATGCTGCACCCCACCTTTGGTACAATTCGATGATGTTGCAATTCATCATTCTGATGCCGCCTTTCTGGTGGCTGGCCAGCTGGTGTGGCCATAATCAACAGCGTGGCCGGCTGGTTCTGCTGCTGACTTCGGTGGTCCAGTTGGTCTGGTTAATCTTCTATGACACCCAAGTCTTTCACGGCCCGCACGCCAAGGATTGGTACCTGCTGGACAGACTATTTGTCAGTTTCTTATTATATGCAGTTGTCGGGACTCTGGCTTGGCAGTATCGCCAAGTGGCCCATCGCTGGCTCCAAAAACACGGGTTGATAACCGTTTTTGCTCTGGGATCGTTCGTTTGGATTAACTGTGAATTATTTGCCTTCAAGTTCCCCGTTCAACTGACTAACGCCCCATACTACAAACCATCGATGACCATTTATGACCTCAGCATCATTAGTTTGATTGCTGCTTTAGGCGACTCCCAGCTTAGACGGAAACTCCAGGTCACTCATCTGATTCACCGCTTGGCCAACTTTGCCTATCCAGCCTTTTTGTCCAACGTCTTTTGGAATCAACTGCTTTGGCGAACATTTGGCCAAGGGTTGATGAGTCGCCAACCAGTTTTAGGCATTTTCTCCGTCTACATTGGAACTTGGCTACTGTCATTTGCCTCAGCGATTACGATTCACCAAAGCTGGTCGTGGCTTAACAGACATTTTCGACGACGGTTAATGTAG
- a CDS encoding ISL3 family transposase: MSNDTTKMLLGIDDEHLKIENGKIGDDGVIRLNGSLNYSPKACRNCGVINDHQIIGYGWRKTTIRFAKTLGSTVILCLNRRNFHCKACHTNFLAQTSAVPKHCTISNTTRKQCLEKLTEPVSLKHIANELSTSDSFVGRQLLRAEHDFQTNWHYLPKVLLMDEVKSTKSATDAMSFEFMDAETHELIDLLPFRTIYQLQKYFQHYDQAARENVKIIVTDMNYTYPKLVGQIFPNAIVVIDPFHLVNALNRAFNKTRVRLMKTLATSSRQYHALKRYWKLLLTPANHLNYEAFRKWTNFPYPATATDVVDALLDIDPELKQTYDVMNRLRETIKNRDWPNYNQAFHHLQGCSEEMLAALQTLAAHHDEIGNTFTHHYTNGPLEGSNNKIKVIKRTGFGYRNFFRFRLRVLFAFRVHTKRALITK, from the coding sequence ATGTCAAATGATACTACGAAAATGTTGTTAGGAATAGATGATGAACACTTAAAAATTGAGAATGGCAAAATAGGTGATGATGGGGTAATCAGATTAAATGGATCACTGAACTATTCTCCCAAGGCCTGCCGCAATTGTGGGGTTATTAATGATCACCAGATCATTGGCTATGGTTGGCGGAAGACCACCATTAGATTCGCTAAAACATTGGGCAGCACGGTTATCCTATGCCTCAATCGGCGAAACTTTCACTGTAAGGCTTGTCATACCAACTTCCTGGCGCAGACGAGTGCAGTGCCGAAGCACTGCACGATTTCAAATACAACCCGGAAACAATGTTTAGAGAAGTTAACGGAACCAGTGAGCCTCAAACACATTGCCAATGAATTGTCCACTTCGGATTCATTCGTTGGTCGGCAGCTCTTGCGCGCTGAACACGACTTTCAAACCAACTGGCACTACTTACCCAAAGTTCTCCTCATGGACGAAGTTAAAAGTACTAAGAGCGCCACCGACGCGATGAGCTTTGAATTTATGGACGCGGAAACCCACGAATTGATTGACCTGTTGCCCTTTAGAACCATCTATCAGCTTCAAAAGTACTTCCAACATTATGACCAAGCCGCGCGAGAAAATGTGAAAATTATCGTTACCGATATGAACTATACCTATCCCAAATTGGTTGGGCAGATCTTCCCGAACGCCATCGTTGTCATCGATCCCTTCCACCTGGTTAACGCTTTAAACCGGGCTTTTAATAAGACGCGAGTGCGTCTCATGAAAACCCTGGCCACTTCCTCACGCCAGTATCACGCCTTGAAACGCTATTGGAAACTATTATTAACGCCGGCCAATCACCTTAACTACGAGGCTTTCCGTAAGTGGACAAACTTCCCTTATCCGGCAACTGCCACGGATGTGGTTGATGCTTTACTGGACATTGATCCCGAGCTCAAGCAAACTTACGACGTGATGAATCGGTTACGTGAAACCATCAAAAACCGCGACTGGCCCAACTATAATCAAGCCTTTCACCACCTGCAGGGGTGCTCGGAAGAGATGTTGGCAGCCCTCCAAACCTTGGCGGCTCATCATGATGAAATTGGCAACACTTTCACCCACCACTACACCAACGGGCCATTAGAAGGTTCAAACAACAAGATTAAAGTCATTAAGCGCACTGGATTTGGTTACCGAAACTTCTTCAGATTCCGGCTAAGAGTGCTGTTCGCTTTTCGAGTTCATACAAAAAGAGCCCTAATCACCAAGTGA
- a CDS encoding C40 family peptidase, which translates to MKLHTKILLTLVAFFTLSFAGFQDAQASKAADTDVSYSAVYKVAKQNLGKPYVYGATGPSAFDCSGFTSYVYKKAASVTLPRTAQAQYNAGQKVSYKNLQKGDLVFFGWSAASISHVGLYIGNGKMIDAQNRGVITETVKAPWWNYVGSAHVVNFDSDDATDD; encoded by the coding sequence ATGAAATTACATACAAAAATATTACTTACGCTAGTAGCATTCTTCACATTATCATTTGCCGGTTTCCAAGATGCTCAAGCATCCAAAGCTGCCGACACTGATGTTTCATATTCAGCCGTTTATAAAGTTGCTAAGCAAAACCTCGGCAAGCCATATGTTTATGGTGCCACTGGTCCTTCAGCATTTGATTGCTCAGGCTTTACCAGTTACGTTTACAAAAAGGCTGCGAGTGTCACCCTTCCTCGTACTGCCCAAGCACAATACAACGCCGGCCAGAAGGTATCATACAAGAACCTGCAAAAAGGTGATTTGGTATTCTTCGGTTGGAGCGCAGCATCAATTTCTCACGTTGGTTTATACATCGGCAACGGTAAGATGATCGATGCTCAAAACCGCGGTGTCATCACCGAAACTGTTAAAGCACCATGGTGGAATTACGTTGGTTCCGCTCACGTCGTTAACTTTGACTCAGATGACGCTACCGACGATTAA
- a CDS encoding MMPL family transporter, which produces MKETIAKLHKNRLFTLLVWLIITFIAIITAPNVTDTLQSYSQPTFSKDSQPAQAQQLRNDWGYNLGKASTINVVYTNPNGKITAKQQTKIDNALNKLKAHQSFYSIKKIVTINTNVAGKQQLLSKDGSTQIASLDIDAKSSTLRVLTNELVGEVQVSGLKSYVTSPEIVRDVNNEKTAQVTNIILITLFVVSMLIVGIYFRSLFAPVISFITLFAAFTTSFSISTALAKHFHFAFTQYTPLEIGIATVVIGTIWNIYIYRKLRSVLALQREARYATQQTIADLRFPITIVGSALAIIFACCGFINYDQLQSLWVLGITYVVLMLAVLTLNAVFLAALGESIFWPSSAPLSAMKSHFWNRATDFSLWQPIAAFLVVLYLTLPFIYFYHTSLNFSPMTNLTQTNQAVKGAHVLQAHFSQGKATPITIYLKNDQPLDNEKYLQHLDQLTTKLQHTKGVSAAYSLTQPSGMPIEKYYVSNQLESIGLNAKQATGQLSQASNGIETSGSNLNLSGLKQQVKDMQSLVKKSNQIVEDSSSLASQVNSVAANSSVAVQRGASRRVRMYQQKINELNQSLQSVSSGISQLNAEGSVIQNYGQNSANNLESYSQQISQVQKQLKQVSSQVNSSTDQLNNIYDYLNGLQKSGAANVYYITKAQLADTDFLQTMLNYTSQDKKITTIQVVMNNAPSSKTNLKQVKMLEAQVGLQLRGTPLSSDEVAFTGEPITQSINQSKLNHHFITLLAIVIIGILVTVFVVSRSILQPLYWTVAFVMSAITGFQLTYLTMHYVTGTNQFDWQVPILAISILTAIAAWQIIALGLSFRYTELSLLEWIRPTMASYGKIVRYILLVVIALAIGLTFGASFAMIETALIVIYTVCVYYLILPMIVTSMGKLAVTLPNKDNLLRNK; this is translated from the coding sequence ATGAAGGAAACTATCGCAAAATTACACAAAAATCGCTTATTCACGCTGTTAGTATGGCTGATTATTACATTTATTGCAATTATAACCGCTCCAAACGTGACCGATACACTGCAGTCATACAGCCAGCCCACCTTTTCCAAAGACTCACAACCGGCGCAAGCTCAGCAGCTGCGAAATGATTGGGGGTACAATCTGGGAAAAGCGTCTACCATTAACGTGGTCTACACGAACCCAAACGGCAAGATCACCGCTAAGCAGCAGACGAAGATTGACAATGCCTTGAATAAACTCAAAGCCCATCAATCATTTTACAGTATCAAGAAGATCGTTACCATCAACACCAACGTGGCCGGCAAACAGCAGTTGTTGTCTAAAGATGGTTCCACCCAAATTGCCAGCTTGGATATCGATGCCAAAAGCAGTACCCTGCGCGTTTTGACCAATGAATTGGTTGGTGAAGTCCAGGTGTCTGGATTAAAGTCCTACGTCACCAGTCCGGAAATTGTCCGCGACGTCAATAATGAAAAAACCGCGCAAGTTACCAACATCATTTTGATCACATTATTTGTGGTTTCAATGCTGATTGTGGGAATTTACTTCCGGTCGTTATTTGCACCGGTCATTTCTTTCATTACATTATTTGCGGCATTTACGACTTCATTTAGTATCTCAACGGCATTGGCCAAACATTTTCACTTTGCCTTCACTCAATACACGCCACTTGAAATCGGAATTGCCACCGTGGTGATCGGCACCATTTGGAACATCTACATCTACCGCAAACTCAGAAGCGTGCTGGCACTCCAACGAGAAGCGCGTTACGCCACCCAGCAGACAATTGCCGACCTACGCTTTCCAATCACCATTGTCGGCAGTGCGTTGGCCATCATCTTCGCCTGCTGTGGCTTCATTAACTATGACCAATTACAATCACTGTGGGTTCTTGGCATCACCTACGTTGTCTTAATGCTGGCCGTCTTGACCCTGAACGCTGTTTTCCTGGCCGCTTTAGGGGAAAGTATTTTCTGGCCGTCCAGTGCCCCATTGAGTGCGATGAAGTCCCACTTCTGGAACCGGGCAACCGATTTTTCACTCTGGCAGCCGATTGCCGCCTTTCTGGTCGTTCTATATCTGACCCTACCGTTCATTTACTTCTACCATACCAGCCTGAACTTTTCTCCAATGACCAACTTAACGCAGACTAATCAAGCCGTTAAAGGGGCCCACGTTCTCCAGGCACATTTTTCACAGGGTAAAGCCACGCCGATCACGATTTACCTTAAAAACGATCAGCCCTTGGATAACGAAAAATACCTGCAGCATTTGGACCAACTAACCACTAAACTTCAGCATACCAAAGGGGTTAGTGCCGCTTATTCATTAACGCAGCCAAGTGGGATGCCGATCGAAAAGTATTACGTTTCCAATCAACTTGAGTCCATCGGGTTAAACGCCAAGCAGGCAACCGGACAACTTTCACAGGCCTCCAATGGCATCGAAACCAGCGGCAGCAACCTGAATTTGTCCGGCCTCAAGCAACAGGTCAAGGACATGCAGAGCCTGGTTAAAAAGAGTAATCAAATTGTGGAAGACAGCTCCAGCTTAGCCTCACAGGTTAACAGTGTTGCTGCCAACTCCAGTGTCGCCGTCCAGCGGGGCGCCTCACGCAGAGTCCGCATGTATCAGCAGAAGATTAACGAATTGAATCAGTCCTTACAAAGTGTTTCGTCAGGCATCAGCCAACTGAACGCGGAGGGATCGGTCATTCAAAATTACGGTCAAAACAGCGCCAATAATCTTGAGAGTTACAGTCAACAAATTAGCCAAGTCCAGAAGCAACTAAAACAGGTCAGTTCCCAGGTTAATTCCTCGACTGATCAGTTAAACAACATCTATGATTATTTGAATGGTCTCCAAAAGTCCGGTGCGGCCAATGTCTATTACATTACCAAAGCGCAGCTGGCGGACACCGACTTCTTGCAGACGATGCTTAACTACACCAGCCAGGACAAGAAGATTACCACCATTCAAGTTGTCATGAACAACGCCCCATCCAGCAAAACCAACCTTAAGCAGGTTAAGATGCTCGAAGCTCAAGTTGGCTTGCAGCTGCGGGGAACTCCGCTGTCGTCAGATGAGGTTGCCTTCACTGGCGAGCCGATTACACAATCCATTAACCAGTCCAAACTCAATCATCATTTCATTACTTTATTGGCAATAGTGATTATCGGGATTTTGGTGACTGTCTTCGTTGTCAGTCGTTCGATTCTCCAACCGCTGTATTGGACCGTTGCATTCGTAATGTCTGCGATCACCGGCTTTCAATTAACCTATCTGACCATGCATTATGTCACGGGCACCAATCAATTTGACTGGCAGGTGCCAATTCTTGCAATCAGCATCCTGACCGCGATTGCCGCCTGGCAGATCATTGCGTTGGGCTTGTCATTCAGATACACGGAATTGTCACTGCTGGAATGGATTCGGCCAACCATGGCCAGTTACGGCAAGATTGTCCGCTACATTCTGCTAGTCGTGATTGCCTTGGCAATTGGCCTCACATTTGGTGCATCGTTTGCAATGATTGAAACGGCATTGATCGTCATTTACACGGTCTGCGTCTACTACCTGATCTTGCCAATGATTGTCACTTCGATGGGGAAATTGGCCGTAACCTTGCCCAATAAAGACAATCTTTTGAGGAATAAATAA